The genomic DNA TGATGGATGCTGATAACGCCGGGCGATCTAACCAACTCACATCAATCGGATTGTCATCAACTTCAACTAAATTAATGTGGGCTTTATCAAATTGCGCTTTGGTTTGTTGATACCAAGCCAGCGTATGTAAGCGACTGTCGATGCCGACGCTAGCGCCAGCAGGTAAGGTGTCGATTAACCAGTCAATTTTGGGATCGTCATGCAGGCTTAAATACTCAAATAGGTTGCCATCCACTTGTTGGCGTACTTGCACAGTGTAACGTCCGTCGGTAAATATTGCCGCGCGGTCTTTTAGCACTATGGCCATGCCTGCAGAACCGGTAAAGCCAGTGGCCCACTGTAAGCGCTCATTACGTGCAGGCACGTATTCTCCTAAATACTCGTCGGCGCGGGGAATAATAAAGGCATCGATTTGATTAACTTCAAGCTGCTGACGAATGGCGCTAAGGCGCTTAGCAATGATATTGGTCATGGTTTCTCCGTTGGAGGCGGCTGATGAACTCAGCTCTGTAGAATGAATAACGATTATCGCAAGTGTGGCAGTAAACTGGCAAGTGAAGTCGCCGACATTATGTTTAGCTAGCAGACTAAAATTGTAACCTTATATTGTATAAGATGGTAACAAAACGATGCAGACGGTATCGTTGGCTATGTTGATTATCTGGCATATTTAAATAAGGTAAGACGATACGTTATAAGCAATCTACTGTTAATCTGGTAACAAAAACGATAACAAAAACGATAACAATAACCAAAGGAAATCCTATGACAATGGGTGTCGGCGGCGCAAGCCCACAACAAGCATTAGCCACATTAGCCAATATGACCGATGGCATGGCGGCGATAAGTGATGATGAGTTTACCCAACGTATTCAATATGCTCAGCGATTAATGACACAGCATGGCTTGGATGCTATTTATGTTAATGCGGGCACTAATTTGTACTATTTTACCGGTACATCGTGGTTTGCGAGTGAGCGTATGGTGGGAGCGATTATTCCAGCCGTTGGTGAGGTGCAGTATATTGCCCCCGCTTTTGAACTCGATACCTTACAGGGGTACATGATCATTAAAGGTCGAGTAAATACTTGGCATGAAGATGAAAGCCCATTCCAGCTATTTGCCGATGTGTTAGTTAACATGGGCATTAACCAAGCAAAAATCGGTATTGATGAGTCAACCGCCTTTTTTATTAGCGATGGCATGGCTCAAGCTGCGCCTCAGCAACGGTTTGTGAGTGCAACAAGTGTGACGGCGGGTTGTCGGATGATTAAGTCGGTTGATGAAATTGCCTTAATGCAGCGGGCTAAGGACATGACCCTTGAAGTGCATAAAGCGACGGCCAGTATATTACGTGAGGGCATCACCACCGCTGAAGTTGAAGACTTTATTAATCAAGCTCATTATGCTGTGGGTGCCGTAAAAGGCTCGTATTTTTGCATCGTATTATTCGGTGAAGATACCGCTTATCCCCATGGGGTTAAATCGCCTAAGGCGCTAGCATTAAATGACACTGTATTAATTGATACGGGTTGCCAGTTACAGGGTTATAACTCTGATATTACTCGCACTTATGTGTTTGGTGAAGCCAATGATCGCCAACGTCAATTATGGCAACTTGAGCAAGATGCGCAAATTGCGGCATTTGATGCGGCGCAAATTGGCACATCTTGTAGCGATGTGGACGCAGCCGCTCGTACAGTGCTAGAAGCGGCTGGCTTTGGTCCAGATTATAAGCTGCCGGGTTTACCTCATCGTACCGGCCATGGCATAGGTTTAGACATTCATGAATGGCCATACTTGGTTCGCAATGATATTACGCCGTTAGCCGTTGGCATGTGTTTTAGCAACGAGCCAATGATATGTGTGCCAGGCGAGTTTGGTATCCGTCATGAAGATCATTTCTACATGACAGCCCAAGGGCCAAAATGGTTTACAGCGCCCGCAAAATCGATTGACGATCCGTTTTACCTAGCATGATAGTCAAATGGTGATGGGGTAAAGACTCATTTGCCAATAACCAAGAGCCAATAGCAAAAAGCCTCCACAAGGAGGCTTTTTCATTTTCAGATTAAACTGATATTCATTGCTGATTAGTTAATCTCAAATAACTCGACATCGAAAATGAGCACTGCGCCACCTTCAATTTTTC from Shewanella psychromarinicola includes the following:
- a CDS encoding M24 family metallopeptidase, whose translation is MTMGVGGASPQQALATLANMTDGMAAISDDEFTQRIQYAQRLMTQHGLDAIYVNAGTNLYYFTGTSWFASERMVGAIIPAVGEVQYIAPAFELDTLQGYMIIKGRVNTWHEDESPFQLFADVLVNMGINQAKIGIDESTAFFISDGMAQAAPQQRFVSATSVTAGCRMIKSVDEIALMQRAKDMTLEVHKATASILREGITTAEVEDFINQAHYAVGAVKGSYFCIVLFGEDTAYPHGVKSPKALALNDTVLIDTGCQLQGYNSDITRTYVFGEANDRQRQLWQLEQDAQIAAFDAAQIGTSCSDVDAAARTVLEAAGFGPDYKLPGLPHRTGHGIGLDIHEWPYLVRNDITPLAVGMCFSNEPMICVPGEFGIRHEDHFYMTAQGPKWFTAPAKSIDDPFYLA